One Paenibacillus sp. FSL W8-0186 genomic window carries:
- a CDS encoding glycosyltransferase family 2 protein, translating into MDLSIIIVSYNTCRLTLDCLQSVFDSRTAYQYEVFVVDNASSDDSVEAISREFPQVILIANEENTGFAKANNQAMEIANGRYVLLLNSDTIIQPETLQTMISLMDERSDLGAAGCKIILPDGSLDKACRRGFPTPSASFYYAFGFSRLFPNTPRFNQYQLGYLDPDEAYPVDCLMGAFMLVRREVIQQIGGLDETFFMYGEDVDWCYRIKEAGWGIQYEPATYIVHYKGASSRRKPFKIIYEFHRAMWVFHRKHYKRHYSWLTNAIIYLGIAVKFMLSLASNKLKPGKPATRPLPASASTQMTQETDSNMEVRR; encoded by the coding sequence ATGGACTTAAGCATCATCATCGTTAGTTACAATACCTGCCGCCTAACGCTCGATTGCCTGCAATCGGTGTTCGACTCCAGGACGGCTTATCAATATGAAGTTTTTGTAGTCGATAACGCTTCTTCGGACGATTCCGTAGAGGCGATTTCACGCGAGTTCCCGCAGGTGATTCTTATCGCCAATGAGGAGAATACCGGCTTCGCCAAAGCGAACAATCAGGCGATGGAGATCGCTAATGGCCGCTATGTGCTGCTGCTTAATTCGGACACGATCATTCAGCCGGAGACGCTGCAAACGATGATATCCCTCATGGATGAGCGGTCTGATCTTGGCGCAGCAGGCTGCAAAATCATTCTTCCCGACGGCTCGCTGGACAAAGCCTGCCGCCGGGGGTTCCCTACGCCATCGGCCTCGTTCTATTATGCGTTTGGCTTCTCCAGACTGTTTCCCAATACGCCGCGCTTCAATCAATACCAGTTAGGTTATCTCGATCCGGACGAGGCTTATCCGGTCGACTGCCTGATGGGGGCCTTCATGCTCGTGCGGCGAGAGGTCATTCAGCAAATCGGCGGCCTGGACGAGACCTTTTTTATGTATGGCGAGGATGTCGACTGGTGCTACCGGATCAAGGAAGCGGGCTGGGGTATTCAGTATGAGCCAGCTACATACATTGTTCACTATAAAGGAGCGAGCAGCCGCCGCAAGCCTTTTAAAATCATCTATGAATTCCACCGGGCGATGTGGGTATTCCACCGCAAGCATTATAAGCGCCATTATTCGTGGCTGACCAATGCCATCATTTACTTGGGGATCGCAGTAAAATTCATGCTGTCCTTAGCCAGCAACAAATTGAAGCCGGGCAAGCCGGCAACTCGGCCGCTGCCTGCGTCAGCCTCAACTCAGATGACCCAAGAAACCGACAGTAACATGGAGGTGAGACGATGA
- the rfbD gene encoding dTDP-4-dehydrorhamnose reductase, whose translation MRVLVTGAGGQLGQDVLRVFQNAGHIVLPCGRETLDITDYENCLERTEAFKPDVVIHCAAYTAVDQAESDVDTAYAVNASGTRNMVLAAQSVGAKFCYISTDYVFDGTAKAPYHEYDNTNPQSIYGKSKRAGEVLVQSLSSAFFIVRTSWVYGLHGHNFVKTMLKLGAEKPELKVVNDQKGSPTYTVDLAQFLLELTQTEKYGIYHASNTGECTWFEFAKAIFDEAERIFREDYPVRVEPCTTEEFPRPAPRPSNSVMEHLAIRTNGLKDLRPWREGLQAFLRELGESDEAKSYSTR comes from the coding sequence ATGAGAGTTCTTGTAACCGGGGCTGGCGGACAGCTAGGGCAGGACGTTCTTCGTGTATTTCAAAATGCTGGCCATATCGTGCTGCCTTGTGGCCGAGAGACATTGGATATAACTGACTACGAGAATTGCTTGGAGCGTACAGAAGCATTCAAGCCGGACGTTGTCATACATTGTGCAGCGTATACAGCGGTAGATCAAGCCGAGAGCGATGTGGATACAGCGTATGCTGTTAATGCCTCCGGCACTAGAAATATGGTGCTGGCAGCTCAAAGCGTAGGCGCGAAATTCTGCTATATCAGCACGGATTATGTGTTTGACGGGACCGCGAAGGCTCCTTACCACGAATATGACAACACGAACCCGCAGAGTATTTACGGCAAATCGAAGCGGGCTGGTGAGGTATTGGTACAGAGCTTATCGTCCGCTTTTTTTATCGTGCGAACCTCTTGGGTATACGGGCTGCATGGACATAATTTTGTGAAAACCATGCTGAAATTAGGTGCGGAGAAACCTGAGTTGAAGGTGGTTAATGATCAGAAGGGATCCCCGACCTATACCGTTGATTTGGCGCAGTTTTTGCTCGAGCTTACCCAGACGGAGAAGTACGGAATTTATCATGCTTCTAACACAGGGGAATGCACTTGGTTTGAATTTGCCAAGGCGATTTTTGATGAGGCGGAGCGTATTTTTAGAGAAGACTACCCTGTACGGGTAGAGCCTTGTACTACAGAGGAATTTCCTCGCCCGGCTCCGCGGCCCAGCAACTCGGTGATGGAACATTTGGCCATTCGAACAAATGGACTTAAGGATCTTCGCCCTTGGCGGGAAGGACTGCAGGCTTTTTTGCGAGAGCTTGGCGAGAGCGACGAGGCCAAATCATATAGCACCCGTTAG
- a CDS encoding S-layer homology domain-containing protein — MKQLRRKSNKFLSLVLGLSLLVSSAVGSFAAPAQASAESAAKANSLQQHWAGTVLKEWQDKGYIKGDEQGNLQPDGKVTRAQLAALINRSFQLEESKTVSYSDVKAEAWYYKDVAKAAAKGYMKGYEDGTFKPNANVSRQELAVILTSLLGLKPSDASNSFKDTANSPAWSKGAIGAVANSGLMKGNDGNFTPLASATRAEVVSVLDRALKQSSSQAIVTYNKAGSYGPSTGSETIKGSVHITTADVTLNNLIIEGDLLLGEGIGEGDVTLDNVTVKGSTIVEGGGKNSIHVVDSVLITVIVNKKDGSVRIVAEGNSVVSQVTLQSGAILEEAGLSGSGFRDLILSEQIPAGAEVSLAGQFETVDVVATSLHINLTSGSIGELAIGDQAAGNNIQIGASALISSLILNAATNVGGQGSIGHATINAPGSTLAQRPGIISYNNNSSANIGGQLSSGSTGNSSGSGSGNSGNNGGGSTQPERNHLIVTNGKVSLKFISTVSGLELADLNVAATVAGDAVSLENVAFDGLANELSFDPLSLAEHYGKQLVVEVTPEEGVTKFSGTLSGSVRLEGFAGTIVDVDDQPVADMTIKFRRGLANTNGAVAATVVTDQNGRYLVNLPAGVYTGELNKAGFIKGYVVGVSVTDTFNQNEDATAIKVPESGELRIVLTWGEKPRDEDSHLIGPTPAGDNFHTWYADKVHRFNGEVYADLDHDDVDSYGPETTTIRKRVDGIYTFYVHNYSRNGFDGKETLRKSTAKVEVYDATGNPLATYHIPTGEGTELYWHVFDMKIEGANIEFIDKNLLVDTAPSGSVSEPSAEYALLQQEKNKLASVTTVTYNTQPGEALSLTYPGESLLDDTEVKIRSLFPSSVTDDVYLTKSPDLSKVILSQYNNTGGPVFYNAEVELSRGGFTVTSWIDIELPTLDVLLIEAKANAAALGRPELAGEIQAVEDALGNGADLTAKIAALQSLLAALANL; from the coding sequence TTGAAACAGCTTAGAAGAAAAAGCAACAAATTCCTGAGCCTGGTTCTCGGACTTTCATTGCTGGTTTCATCCGCAGTGGGATCGTTTGCTGCACCAGCACAGGCAAGCGCCGAGTCAGCAGCCAAGGCGAACAGCCTTCAGCAGCATTGGGCAGGAACAGTCCTGAAAGAATGGCAGGACAAAGGATACATAAAGGGAGATGAGCAGGGCAATCTGCAGCCGGATGGGAAAGTAACCCGGGCTCAACTGGCGGCATTGATCAACCGTTCATTTCAGCTGGAAGAGTCCAAGACGGTCTCTTACAGCGATGTTAAGGCAGAGGCTTGGTACTACAAGGATGTAGCCAAGGCAGCGGCCAAAGGTTACATGAAAGGTTATGAGGACGGAACCTTTAAGCCAAATGCCAACGTTAGCCGTCAAGAGCTGGCGGTTATTTTAACGTCATTGCTGGGGCTTAAGCCTTCCGACGCTTCCAATTCCTTCAAGGATACGGCGAACAGTCCGGCTTGGAGCAAAGGGGCGATCGGTGCTGTAGCGAACAGCGGACTTATGAAGGGGAATGACGGGAATTTCACCCCCCTCGCATCGGCAACCCGTGCAGAAGTTGTAAGTGTGCTGGATCGTGCACTGAAGCAATCGTCCAGTCAAGCTATCGTAACCTACAATAAGGCGGGAAGCTATGGACCAAGCACTGGATCCGAGACCATCAAGGGCTCAGTACATATTACGACAGCAGATGTAACTCTGAATAATTTGATCATTGAAGGCGATCTGCTGCTTGGAGAGGGTATCGGAGAAGGGGATGTTACCCTGGACAATGTTACCGTAAAAGGATCCACAATCGTCGAGGGCGGCGGCAAGAATAGTATTCATGTCGTAGATTCCGTGCTAATTACGGTCATTGTCAATAAAAAAGACGGAAGCGTTCGTATTGTGGCTGAAGGCAACAGCGTAGTGTCTCAGGTTACTCTGCAGTCGGGCGCAATACTCGAAGAAGCGGGATTGAGCGGCTCGGGATTCCGGGATCTGATCCTCTCGGAGCAAATTCCGGCGGGAGCAGAAGTATCTCTCGCAGGTCAATTCGAGACAGTTGACGTGGTGGCGACTTCACTGCACATCAACTTGACCTCGGGCTCCATCGGTGAGCTGGCCATCGGCGATCAAGCGGCGGGCAACAACATCCAAATCGGTGCTTCGGCGCTCATTTCCTCGCTGATCCTGAACGCAGCGACGAATGTGGGCGGACAAGGCTCGATCGGGCATGCTACAATTAATGCTCCCGGTTCAACCCTGGCACAGCGTCCGGGAATCATAAGCTACAATAACAATAGCTCCGCTAACATTGGCGGACAGTTATCCTCAGGCAGCACAGGGAATTCAAGTGGATCCGGTTCAGGTAACAGCGGCAATAACGGCGGCGGTTCGACTCAGCCTGAGCGCAATCATCTCATCGTAACGAACGGTAAAGTAAGCTTGAAGTTCATTAGTACAGTCTCTGGCCTGGAGCTTGCGGATTTGAATGTCGCTGCGACGGTTGCGGGAGATGCTGTCAGCTTGGAGAATGTTGCTTTTGATGGCTTGGCTAACGAGCTCTCCTTTGATCCTCTATCGTTGGCAGAGCATTATGGCAAGCAATTGGTTGTAGAGGTAACTCCTGAAGAAGGAGTAACTAAATTTAGCGGGACATTAAGCGGAAGCGTGCGTCTTGAAGGCTTCGCCGGTACAATTGTTGATGTAGACGATCAACCGGTGGCAGACATGACGATTAAATTCCGCAGAGGTCTTGCCAATACAAACGGCGCTGTAGCTGCTACAGTAGTAACCGATCAGAACGGACGGTATTTGGTCAACCTGCCTGCCGGCGTTTATACAGGTGAGTTGAACAAAGCTGGGTTTATTAAAGGATATGTTGTTGGAGTATCGGTTACCGATACGTTCAACCAGAATGAGGATGCTACGGCAATTAAAGTGCCGGAATCTGGGGAGCTTCGCATTGTACTGACATGGGGCGAGAAGCCTCGGGATGAGGATTCCCACCTTATTGGCCCTACACCGGCTGGGGACAATTTCCACACCTGGTATGCAGATAAAGTACATCGCTTTAACGGCGAAGTGTACGCTGATTTGGATCATGATGATGTCGATTCCTATGGTCCGGAGACGACAACCATTCGTAAAAGAGTCGACGGGATTTATACATTCTACGTGCATAACTATTCCCGGAACGGCTTTGATGGCAAGGAAACTTTGCGCAAATCTACCGCGAAGGTAGAAGTTTACGATGCAACCGGCAATCCGCTGGCAACTTACCATATCCCTACGGGAGAAGGTACTGAACTCTACTGGCATGTTTTCGATATGAAAATCGAAGGCGCCAACATTGAGTTCATCGACAAAAACCTGCTTGTAGATACCGCCCCTAGCGGTTCTGTATCCGAGCCAAGCGCAGAATACGCGCTTCTGCAGCAGGAAAAGAATAAGCTGGCTTCTGTTACGACCGTAACGTACAATACGCAACCTGGTGAGGCGTTATCCTTAACGTATCCAGGCGAATCCTTGCTGGATGACACAGAGGTTAAAATACGGAGTCTGTTCCCTAGCTCTGTAACTGATGATGTCTATTTGACGAAGAGTCCGGATCTAAGCAAGGTTATACTCAGCCAGTATAACAACACTGGAGGACCGGTATTCTACAATGCGGAGGTTGAGCTGAGCAGAGGCGGCTTCACAGTTACCAGCTGGATTGATATTGAACTGCCGACGTTGGATGTTTTGCTCATTGAGGCAAAAGCCAACGCTGCAGCATTGGGCAGACCAGAGCTTGCGGGTGAAATTCAAGCTGTTGAAGATGCACTTGGGAACGGCGCTGACTTAACGGCCAAAATTGCCGCCCTGCAGTCTCTGCTGGCCGCTCTTGCAAATCTATAA
- a CDS encoding glycosyltransferase family 2 protein — protein MSPTVSVHIVTYNSADDIKECLEAVMQQTYGIHQVVIIDNASSDGTVDCVRSFIKRVQNAGYIIAGKTNTEILLVPNPENTGFAPAHNQAIQLTDTDYVLVLNPDVQLRPNYVERLVEYMEQHPDVGSATGLLLLKSAPDTVDSSGIVMNGIWRAFDRGAGEPALKWRESGEVFGVSGAAALYARTMIKDISIQDEFFDADFFAYKEDVDVAWRARQLGWKAYYCAEAVGLHERGWKKGSRRQQSIFIRRMSYINRYKMLYKNLRGSSWLRQLPKLLAYELLTHGYILLREPRVLSAWKSFWEQLPVLRQKRQAIRNIIQNKDRL, from the coding sequence ATGTCACCTACCGTTAGCGTACATATCGTAACTTATAACAGTGCAGATGATATTAAGGAATGCCTTGAAGCTGTCATGCAGCAAACCTATGGAATCCATCAGGTGGTTATTATCGACAATGCTTCTTCAGATGGCACGGTGGATTGCGTCAGATCATTTATAAAACGTGTCCAAAATGCTGGCTATATTATCGCCGGCAAGACAAACACTGAAATTCTGCTAGTTCCGAATCCCGAGAATACCGGATTTGCCCCGGCTCATAATCAGGCGATCCAGCTTACGGATACCGACTACGTGTTGGTGTTGAATCCGGATGTGCAGCTTCGGCCGAATTATGTCGAACGACTAGTTGAATACATGGAGCAGCATCCCGATGTTGGCAGTGCTACAGGGCTGCTTCTTCTGAAGTCCGCTCCTGATACTGTCGACAGTTCCGGCATCGTGATGAACGGGATATGGCGTGCCTTCGACCGGGGGGCTGGAGAACCCGCTTTAAAGTGGCGTGAGTCAGGTGAAGTGTTTGGTGTATCGGGAGCGGCTGCCTTATATGCTCGAACGATGATCAAGGACATTTCGATTCAGGATGAATTTTTTGATGCGGACTTTTTTGCTTATAAAGAGGACGTGGACGTCGCTTGGCGGGCTAGGCAGCTTGGCTGGAAGGCCTATTATTGCGCTGAGGCGGTCGGGTTGCATGAACGGGGCTGGAAAAAAGGCAGCCGCAGGCAGCAGTCTATTTTCATTCGCAGAATGTCCTATATAAACCGCTATAAAATGCTTTACAAGAATCTGCGCGGGAGCAGTTGGCTGCGTCAGCTCCCTAAACTGCTAGCCTATGAGCTGCTGACTCACGGGTATATTTTACTAAGGGAACCGAGGGTGTTAAGCGCATGGAAGAGTTTTTGGGAGCAGTTGCCCGTACTCAGGCAGAAACGGCAGGCGATTCGCAATATAATTCAAAATAAAGACAGGCTCTAA